The following proteins are encoded in a genomic region of Ornithodoros turicata isolate Travis chromosome 6, ASM3712646v1, whole genome shotgun sequence:
- the LOC135397089 gene encoding peptidoglycan-recognition protein SC2-like codes for MECARVFGVVLLVSVAAQAAAQCPGVEIVPRSGWGAKKATSVKRMPNPVARYVFIHHTTGAGCNSKASCSRLVRGYQSFHMGKGWSDIGYNFLIGGDGRVYTGRSWGVVGAHTVGYNSNGVAFSFIGDYSGRAPDAKMLNTAKKLLACGVSKGHISKNYSLHGHRDANPTSCPGNRLYNIIKTWPRFRGSLRKG; via the exons ATGGAGTGTGCGCGGGTTTTTGGTGTTGTCCTGCTGGTCAGCGTGGCAGCTCAAGCTG CCGCTCAATGCCCAGGTGTAGAAATCGTCCCGCGCAGCGGGTGGGGTGCCAAGAAAGCCACGAGCGTGAAGCGCATGCCCAATCCTGTCGCCAGATATGTTTTCATCCACCATACGACGGGCGCTGGATGCAACAGCAAGGCCAGCTGCAGCAGACTGGTACGAGGATATCAGTCTTTCCACATGGGAAAAG GATGGAGCGATATAGGCTACAACTTCCTGATTGGCGGAGACGGCCGAGTGTATACCGGACGTAGCTGGGGCGTCGTGGGAGCACACACAGTCGGCTACAATAGCAATGGGGTTGCCTTCTCGTTCATCGGAGACTATTCTGGGAGAGCACCCGACGCGAAAATGTTAAACACCGCCAAGAAATTGCTTGCTTGTGGTGTGTCAAAG GGTCATATCAGCAAGAACTACAGCTTGCACGGACACCGAGATGCCAACCCAACGTCGTGCCCCGGCAACAGGCTCTACAATATCATTAAGACTTGGCCAAGATTCAGAGGGAGTCTACGGAAGGGATAG